The Amycolatopsis japonica nucleotide sequence GGTTTCAAGGTGGTGCTCGACCTCGGCTACGGCGCCGCGTCACGGCTGTTCGAGTACTGCCCGGAAGGCCGGGTCGACGCGGTGGTGGTGACGCACGAGCATCCCGATCACTGCGCCGACGTGAGCGCGCTCGGCCGGGCCCGCGCCTACGGGCTGCCGGACGAGCCGCGGATCCCGCTGCACTGCACGCCCGGCACGGTGCGACGGCTCGAAGCGATGGAGCCGCGCCCGCATCCGACGACGATCTTCGACGTGCGCGAACTCGGCCCGCCGCGCGAGGTCGGGCCGTTCCGGATGACGACGTTCCTGCTGCCGCACCACGTGCCGAACTACGGGGTGCGGCTGACCGCGCCCGGACTCACTGTCGCCTACACCGGCGACAGCGGGCCGAGCCCGATCCTCGCGGAGCTGGCACGCGACGCCGACCTGCTCATCGCCGACGCCACGCTCCAGGGGCCCTCCCCCGACGAGACGCCACGCCTGGTGTCGACGGCGGGCGAGGCCGGGTACTGGGCCGAGCGCGGAGGTGCCCGGCGGTTGCTGCTCACCCACTTCTGGCCCGGCTCCGACCGCGAGATCTCGGTGGCCGAAGCGCGGCAGGAGTTCAGCGGCGAGGTCCTGGCGGCCGCGGAAGGCGCCCACCTGCGTTTCGCGGGCTAAACGCGATCCCGCAGGTCAACGCCCACGTCGCCTTTAGCGGGCTAAACGCGAAGCCGCAGGTCACGGGCCAC carries:
- a CDS encoding MBL fold metallo-hydrolase, which codes for MSELTVLGSCGAWPEPGRACAGFLLVHEGFKVVLDLGYGAASRLFEYCPEGRVDAVVVTHEHPDHCADVSALGRARAYGLPDEPRIPLHCTPGTVRRLEAMEPRPHPTTIFDVRELGPPREVGPFRMTTFLLPHHVPNYGVRLTAPGLTVAYTGDSGPSPILAELARDADLLIADATLQGPSPDETPRLVSTAGEAGYWAERGGARRLLLTHFWPGSDREISVAEARQEFSGEVLAAAEGAHLRFAG